The proteins below come from a single Phocoena sinus isolate mPhoSin1 chromosome 2, mPhoSin1.pri, whole genome shotgun sequence genomic window:
- the IGDCC4 gene encoding immunoglobulin superfamily DCC subclass member 4 isoform X4, with the protein MECVASADPTPFVSWVRQDGKPISTDVIVLGRTNLLITSAQPRHSGVYVCRANKPRTRDFATAAAELRVLAAPVISQAPEALSRTRASTARFVCRASGEPRPTLRWLHDGEPLRPNGRVKVQGGGGSLVITQIGLQDAGYYQCVAENGAGTACAAAPLAVVVREGLPSAPTRVTATPLSSSAVLVAWERPELHSEQIIGFSLHYQKARGMDNVEYQFAVNNDTTELQVRDLEPNTDYEFYVVAYSQLGASRTSTPALVHTLDDVPSAAPQLSLSSPNPSDVRVVWLPLPPSLSNGQVVKYKIEYGLGKEDQIFSTEVPGNETQFTLNSLQPNKVYRVRISAGTGTGYGAPSQWMQHRTPSVYNQSHVPFAPAELKVRARMESLVVSWQPPPHPAQISGYKLYWREVGTEEEEADGEGPPGGRGDQAWDVGPVRLKKKVKQYELTQLVPGQLYEVKLVAFNKHEDGYAAVWKGKTEKAPTPDLPIQRGPPLPPAHVHAESNSSTSIWLRWKKPDFTTVKIVNYTVRFSPWGLRNASLVTYYTSSGEDILIGGLKPFTKYEFAVQSHGVDMDGPFGSVVERSTLPDRPSTPPSDLRLRPLTPSTVRLHWCPPSEPNGEIVEYLILYSSNRTQPEHQWTLLTTEGNIFSAEVHGLESDTRYFFKMGARTEVGPGPFSGLQDVITLQEKLSDSLDVHSVTGIIVGVCLGLLCLLACMCAGLRRGPHREALPGLSSTATAGNPTLYSRARLAPPSPPAAHELESLVHPRPQDWSPPPSDIEDRAEVHSLMGGGGPDCRGHSKRKISWAQHGGLSWAGSWAGCELPQAGPMPSLTRALLPPAGTGQTLLLQALVYDAIKGNGRKKPPPACRNQVEAEVIVHSDFSASKGNPDLHLQDLEPEDPLPSEAADLTLGVMNLRQGADWLDRELGGCEQASPGPDRLTCLPEAASASCPYPDLQPSEALQEAPGNSCQPKAPCPPAASPVLPRAPVSSSA; encoded by the exons ATGGAGTGTGTGGCCTCTGCTGACCCCACCCCTTTCGTGTCCTGGGTCCGACAGG ATGGGAAGCCCATCTCCACCGATGTCATCGTCCTGGGCCGCACCAACTTACTAATCACCAGCGCGCAGCCCCGGCACTCCGGCGTCTACGTCTGCCGAGCTAACAAGCCCCGCACGCGCGACTTCGCAACCGCGGCCGCAGAGCTCCGCGTGCTgg ctgcccctgtcATCTCGCAGGCGCCGGAGGCGCTGTCACGGACGCGGGCGAGCACCGCGCGCTTCGTGTGCCGCGCGTCCGGGGAGCCGCGGCCCACGCTGCGCTGGCTGCACGACGGAGAGCCGCTGCGGCCCAACGGGCGCGTCAAGGTGCAGGGCGGCGGCGGCAGCCTGGTCATCACGCAGATCGGCCTGCAGGACGCCGGCTACTACCAGTGCGTGGCCGAGAATGGCGCGGGCACGGCGTGCGCCGCCGCGCCTCTGGCAGTAGTGGTGCGCGAGGGGCTGCCCAGCGCCCCCACGCGGGTCACCGCCACGCCGCTGAGCAGCTCCGCCGTTCTGGTGGCCTGGGAGCGGCCCGAGTTGCACAGCGAGCAGATCATCGGCTTCTCCCTCCACTACCAGAAGGCACGGG GCATGGACAATGTGGAATACCAGTTTGCAGTGAACAACGACACCACTGAGCTACAGGTTCGGGACCTGGAACCCAACACAGACTACGAGTTCTACGTGGTGGCCTACTCGCAGCTGGGGGCCAGCCGCACCTCCACCCCAGCACTGGTCCACACACTGGATGATG tccCCAGTGCAGCGCCCCAGCTCTCCCTGTCCAGCCCCAACCCCTCGGACGTCAGGGTGGTgtggctgcccctgccccccagcctgagCAATGGGCAGGTGGTGAAGTACAAGATAGAGTACGGTTTGGGAAAGGAAG ATCAGATTTTCTCCACCGAGGTGCCAGGGAATGAGACACAGTTTACACTGAACTCGCTTCAGCCCAACAAGGTGTATCGAGTACGGATTTCGGCCGGCACAGGGACCGGCTACGGGGCCCCCTCCCAGTGGATGCAGCACAGGACGCCCAGTGTGTACAACCAGAGCCACG TCCCTTTTGCCCCTGCAGAGCTGAAGGTACGGGCAAGGATGGAGTCCCTGGTCGTATCATGGCAGCCACCCCCTCACCCCGCTCAGATCTCTGGCTACAAACTGTACTGGCGAGAGGTGggaacagaggaggaggaggcagatGGTGAGGGCCCTCCAGGGGGCCGTGGAGACCAGGCTTGGGATGTGGGTCCTGTCCGGCTCAAGAAGAAAGTGAAGCAGTATGAGCTGACCCAGCTAG TCCCTGGCCAGCTGTACGAAGTGAAGCTCGTGGCATTCAACAAACACGAGGATGGCTATGCGGCAGTGTGGAAGGGCAAGACGGAAAAGGCTCCCACCCCAG ACCTGCCCATCCAGCGAGGgccacccctgccccccgcccaTGTCCATGCGGAATCAAACAGCTCCACATCCATTTGGCTTCGGTGGAAAAAACCAGACTTCACCACAGTCAAGATTGTCAACTACACGGTGCGCTTCAGCCCCTGGGGGCTCAGGAATGCCTCCCTGGTCACCTATTACACCAG CTCTGGAGAAGACATCCTCATTGGCGGGCTGAAGCCATTCACCAAATACGAGTTTGCAGTACAGTCCCACGGCGTGGACATGGACGGGCCTTTCGGCTCCGTAGTGGAGCGCTCCACCCTGCCTGACC GGCCCTCCACGCCCCCATCTGACCTGCGCCTGAGGCCCCTGACGCCATCCACCGTTCGGCTGCACTGGTGCCCCCCCTCGGAGCCCAACGGCGAGATCGTGGAGTATCTGATTCTCTACAGCAGCAACCGTACCCAGCCTGAGCACCAGTGGACCCTGCTCACCACCGAGG GAAACATCTTCAGTGCTGAGGTCCACGGCCTCGAGAGCGACACTAGGTACTTCTTCAAGATGGGGGCGCGCACGGAGGTGGGGCCTGGGCCCTTCTCTGGCCTGCAGGATGTGATTACTCTCCAGGAAAAGCTCTCAG ACTCTTTGGACGTGCACTCCGTCACGGGCATCATCGTGGGCGTctgcctgggcctcctctgcctcctggccTGCATGTGCGCTGGCCTGCGCCGTGGCCCCCACCG ggaagccctcccgggCCTGTCCTCCACGGCCACTGCTGGGAACCCCACGCTGTACTCCCGAGCCCGCCttgccccccccagccccccggcTGCCCATGAACTGGAGTCCCTTGTGCACCCCCGTCCCCAGGATTGGTCCCCACCGCCCTCAGACATCGAGGACAGGGCTGAAGTGCACAGCCTTATGGGTGGTGGCGGTCCTGACTGCCGGGGTCACTCCAAGAGAAAG ATCTCCTGGGCTCAGCACGGTGGGCTGAGCTGGGCAGGTTCCTGGGCAGGCTGTGAGCTGCCCCAGGCAGGCCCCATGCCCTCTCTGACCCGGGccctgctgccccctgctggAACCGGGCAGACGCTGTTGCTGCAGGCTCTGGTGTATGACGCCATAAAG GGCAATGGGAGGAAGAAGCCGCCCCCAGCCTGCAGGAACCAGGTGGAGGCCGAGGTCATTGTCCACTCTGACTTTAGTGCATCCAAAGGGAACCCTGACCTCCACCTCCAAGACCTGGAACCCGAGGATCCGCTGCCTTCAGAGGCTGCCGACCTCACTTTGGGTGTTATGAATCTCAGGCAAGGGGCAGACTGGCTGGACAGGGAGCTGGGAGGGTGTGAGCAGGCAAGCCCTGGGCCAGACAGACTTACCTGCCTGCCAGAGGCAGCCAGTGCTTCTTGCCCCTACCCGGATCTCCAGCCCAGTGAGGCTCTGCAGGAGGCCCCAGGGAACAGCTGCCAGCCAAAGGCCCCCTGCCCTCCAGCAGCCAGCCCAGTCCTGCCCAGAGCCCCCGTCTCCTCCTCTGCTTAG